One genomic window of Glycine soja cultivar W05 chromosome 9, ASM419377v2, whole genome shotgun sequence includes the following:
- the LOC114367428 gene encoding type IV inositol polyphosphate 5-phosphatase 9-like isoform X2, producing the protein MTGKLAEFMWPALVANKILNKRLGSSNFVADYPSNTEPLLGHDQSSLSSKTILNDHKDTQKYKIFVSTWNVGGIFPDEGLNMEDLLETCNNSCDIYLLGFQEIVPLKASNVLGYENNKISTKWNSIIRKALNKSTHHSFKDQLGDDKREDVKKNICCNNKEGENNNHPGQLCESPQDFECIISKQMVGILISVWAKRDLRPFIQHPSVSCVGCGIMGCLGNKGSVSVRFVLHETSFCFVCAHLASGGRGGDEKLRNSNVAEIFSRTSFPRGPMLDLPRKILDHEHVILLGDLNYRISLPEETTRLLVENEDWDYLLEYDQLTMELMRGNMLKEWHEGAITFAPTYKYCPNSDMYYGCCYQGKKAGKKRAPAWCDRIIWFGDGLKQMQYARCESRLSDHRPVNALFIAQVRVSATLKSFQSLFLSERFEQIKTHFGFPHNDEFVCKKQLSFRL; encoded by the exons ATGACTGGAAAGCTAGCTGAA TTTATGTGGCCTGCATTAGTGGCTAATAAGATTCTCAACAAGCGACTGGGAAGCAGCAATTTCGTAGCAGATTATCCAAGTAATACAGAACCCTTATTGGGTCATGATCAGTCATCTCTGAGCTCCAAAACAATTCTTAATGATCACAAGGATACACAAAAATACaa GATTTTTGTCAGCACATGGAACGTAGGTGGGATTTTCCCAGATGAAGGACTGAATATGGAGGATTTGTTGGAGACATGCAACAATTCCTGTGACATCTATCTACTTGG GTTTCAAGAAATTGTACCTCTAAAAGCATCCAATGTATTGGGGTATGAAAACAATAAGATATCTACAAAGTGGAATTCCATAATCAGAAAAGCTCTGAACAAGAGCACACATCACAGTTTCAAAGATCAATTAGGTGATGATAAGAGGGAGGATGTGAAGAAGAATATTTGTTGCAATAATAAGGAAggtgaaaataataatcatcCAGGTCAGCTGTGTGAATCCCCCCAAGATTTCGAATGTATCATTAGCAAGCAAATGGTTGGTATATTGATATCAGTATGGGCTAAGAGAGACCTTCGTCCATTCATTCAACATCCAAGTGTCTCATGTGTCGGATGTGGCATCATGGGCTGCTTAGGGAACAAG GGTTCTGTATCTGTGAGATTTGTGTTACATGAAACAAGCTTTTGCTTTGTGTGTGCTCACCTAGCTTCTGGAGGGAGAGGGGGGGATGAGAAGCTTAGGAACTCTAATGTTGCTGAAATATTTTCAAGGACAAGCTTTCCTAGAGGCCCTATGCTTGATTTGCCAAGAAAGATTCTTGATCATGA ACACGTAATATTGCTTGGAGATTTAAATTACAGAATTTCTCTACCGGAAGAAACAACACGCTTACTTGTTGAAAATGAAGACTGGGATTACCTACTAGAATATGATCAG CTAACAATGGAGCTAATGAGGGGAAACATGTTAAAAGAATGGCATGAAGGAGCAATCACATTTGCTCCAACCTACAAGTATTGTCCAAATTCAGACATGTACTATGGATGTTGTTATCAAGGCAAAAAGGCAGGGAAGAAGCGAGCACCAGCATG GTGTGACAGAATTATATGGTTTGGCGATGGTCTAAAGCAAATGCAGTATGCTAGATGTGAATCAAGACTATCGGATCACAGGCCCGTCAATGCATTGTTTATAGCACAAGTCAGGGTTTCAGCAACACTGAAAAGCTTTCAAAGTCTGTTTTTGTCGGAGAGATTTGAACAAATTAAAACTCACTTTGGATTTCCCCACAATGACGAGTTTGTATGTAAAAAGCAACTAAGTTTCCGGTTGtga
- the LOC114367428 gene encoding type IV inositol polyphosphate 5-phosphatase 9-like isoform X1, with the protein MTGKLAEFMWPALVANKILNKRLGSSNFVADYPSNTEPLLGHDQSSLSSKTILNDHKDTQKYKIFVSTWNVGGIFPDEGLNMEDLLETCNNSCDIYLLGFQEIVPLKASNVLGYENNKISTKWNSIIRKALNKSTHHSFKDQLGDDKREDVKKNICCNNKEGENNNHPGQLCESPQDFECIISKQMVGILISVWAKRDLRPFIQHPSVSCVGCGIMGCLGNKGSVSVRFVLHETSFCFVCAHLASGGRGGDEKLRNSNVAEIFSRTSFPRGPMLDLPRKILDHEFLFQQIMKTRHVILLGDLNYRISLPEETTRLLVENEDWDYLLEYDQLTMELMRGNMLKEWHEGAITFAPTYKYCPNSDMYYGCCYQGKKAGKKRAPAWCDRIIWFGDGLKQMQYARCESRLSDHRPVNALFIAQVRVSATLKSFQSLFLSERFEQIKTHFGFPHNDEFVCKKQLSFRL; encoded by the exons ATGACTGGAAAGCTAGCTGAA TTTATGTGGCCTGCATTAGTGGCTAATAAGATTCTCAACAAGCGACTGGGAAGCAGCAATTTCGTAGCAGATTATCCAAGTAATACAGAACCCTTATTGGGTCATGATCAGTCATCTCTGAGCTCCAAAACAATTCTTAATGATCACAAGGATACACAAAAATACaa GATTTTTGTCAGCACATGGAACGTAGGTGGGATTTTCCCAGATGAAGGACTGAATATGGAGGATTTGTTGGAGACATGCAACAATTCCTGTGACATCTATCTACTTGG GTTTCAAGAAATTGTACCTCTAAAAGCATCCAATGTATTGGGGTATGAAAACAATAAGATATCTACAAAGTGGAATTCCATAATCAGAAAAGCTCTGAACAAGAGCACACATCACAGTTTCAAAGATCAATTAGGTGATGATAAGAGGGAGGATGTGAAGAAGAATATTTGTTGCAATAATAAGGAAggtgaaaataataatcatcCAGGTCAGCTGTGTGAATCCCCCCAAGATTTCGAATGTATCATTAGCAAGCAAATGGTTGGTATATTGATATCAGTATGGGCTAAGAGAGACCTTCGTCCATTCATTCAACATCCAAGTGTCTCATGTGTCGGATGTGGCATCATGGGCTGCTTAGGGAACAAG GGTTCTGTATCTGTGAGATTTGTGTTACATGAAACAAGCTTTTGCTTTGTGTGTGCTCACCTAGCTTCTGGAGGGAGAGGGGGGGATGAGAAGCTTAGGAACTCTAATGTTGCTGAAATATTTTCAAGGACAAGCTTTCCTAGAGGCCCTATGCTTGATTTGCCAAGAAAGATTCTTGATCATGA gTTCCTTTTCCAACAAATCATGAAAACAAG ACACGTAATATTGCTTGGAGATTTAAATTACAGAATTTCTCTACCGGAAGAAACAACACGCTTACTTGTTGAAAATGAAGACTGGGATTACCTACTAGAATATGATCAG CTAACAATGGAGCTAATGAGGGGAAACATGTTAAAAGAATGGCATGAAGGAGCAATCACATTTGCTCCAACCTACAAGTATTGTCCAAATTCAGACATGTACTATGGATGTTGTTATCAAGGCAAAAAGGCAGGGAAGAAGCGAGCACCAGCATG GTGTGACAGAATTATATGGTTTGGCGATGGTCTAAAGCAAATGCAGTATGCTAGATGTGAATCAAGACTATCGGATCACAGGCCCGTCAATGCATTGTTTATAGCACAAGTCAGGGTTTCAGCAACACTGAAAAGCTTTCAAAGTCTGTTTTTGTCGGAGAGATTTGAACAAATTAAAACTCACTTTGGATTTCCCCACAATGACGAGTTTGTATGTAAAAAGCAACTAAGTTTCCGGTTGtga